The proteins below are encoded in one region of Planctomycetia bacterium:
- the cysS gene encoding cysteine--tRNA ligase has translation MPAASALPTLRVYNTLSRQKETLEPVSPGKVGIYLCGPTVYKPSHIGHMVGPVIFDAVKRYLVYSGYQVTWVVNITDVDDKLIKESNARGMKMSELAEEMTADYKHNLSAMGVDTIDHFPKATENIDEIITLTQTLIDKGFAYQSGSDVYFEVGKDKEYGKLSRRSVEQLTGEGGDMAERKRSPADFALWKGAKPGEPAWKSPWGEGRPGWHIECSAMSRKLLGESFDIHGGGLDLIFPHHENEVAQSECCHGRPQAKYWMHNGLMQASSEVGKLGGRNTRETAVGDQAAQEAGKIGKSKGASAFSELLKQFDGETIRFFLLSTHYRRPIDFSNERIEEVRTGLDTFYRFFKRYERTTGEDFYRVALVAKRSEGDEQQFAGALGEALKGHRQRFIEAMDDDFNTGGAIGDLFELLRALNKFCDDEKLDTAASAKPEAIAALKQGARVLRELAGTLGLFRAAPQASSGDDDGLVGKLMELMIKYRADARKNKNFALGDAIRKDLAELGLILEDRPTGTEWSVKR, from the coding sequence ATGCCCGCCGCTTCCGCACTTCCGACGTTGCGTGTTTACAACACTCTCTCCCGACAGAAGGAGACGCTGGAACCGGTGTCGCCGGGGAAGGTGGGCATCTATCTGTGCGGGCCGACGGTCTACAAGCCGAGCCACATTGGGCACATGGTGGGTCCGGTGATCTTTGATGCCGTGAAGCGATATCTCGTCTACTCGGGGTATCAAGTCACCTGGGTGGTGAACATCACCGACGTCGACGACAAGCTGATCAAGGAATCGAATGCGCGCGGGATGAAGATGTCCGAGTTGGCCGAGGAGATGACGGCGGATTACAAGCACAACTTAAGTGCGATGGGCGTCGATACGATCGACCACTTTCCGAAGGCCACCGAGAACATCGACGAGATCATCACGCTGACGCAAACCTTGATCGACAAAGGGTTCGCCTATCAATCCGGCAGCGACGTCTACTTCGAAGTCGGCAAGGACAAGGAATACGGCAAGCTGAGTCGGCGCTCGGTCGAACAATTGACCGGCGAAGGGGGCGACATGGCGGAGCGGAAACGCTCGCCGGCCGATTTCGCCTTGTGGAAAGGCGCCAAGCCTGGCGAACCCGCTTGGAAGAGCCCCTGGGGCGAAGGCCGTCCGGGCTGGCATATCGAGTGCTCGGCGATGAGCCGCAAGTTGCTCGGCGAGTCGTTCGATATTCACGGCGGCGGGTTGGATCTGATCTTCCCGCACCATGAGAACGAGGTGGCGCAAAGCGAATGCTGCCACGGCCGGCCACAGGCGAAATATTGGATGCACAATGGGTTGATGCAAGCGTCTAGCGAGGTCGGCAAGCTCGGCGGACGCAACACTCGCGAAACGGCCGTGGGCGATCAGGCGGCGCAGGAAGCGGGCAAAATCGGCAAATCGAAAGGCGCGAGCGCATTCAGCGAACTGCTGAAGCAGTTCGACGGCGAAACGATTCGCTTCTTTTTGCTGTCGACGCATTACCGGCGACCGATCGATTTCAGCAATGAGCGGATTGAGGAAGTCCGCACCGGCTTGGATACTTTTTACCGCTTCTTCAAGCGCTACGAGCGCACGACAGGCGAAGACTTCTACCGCGTAGCGTTGGTCGCGAAGCGGTCTGAAGGGGACGAACAGCAGTTTGCTGGCGCACTGGGCGAAGCGCTCAAGGGACATCGCCAGCGGTTTATCGAGGCGATGGACGACGACTTCAACACCGGGGGGGCGATCGGCGATCTGTTCGAACTGCTGCGCGCTTTGAACAAGTTCTGCGACGACGAGAAACTCGATACCGCGGCCAGCGCCAAGCCGGAAGCCATCGCGGCGCTCAAGCAAGGCGCACGTGTTTTGCGCGAGTTGGCCGGGACACTCGGCCTGTTCCGCGCAGCGCCGCAGGCCTCGTCTGGCGACGACGACGGGCTGGTCGGCAAGCTGATGGAGTTGATGATCAAATACCGCGCCGACGCCCGGAAAAATAAGAACTTCGCCCTGGGCGACGCAATTCGCAAAGACCTCGCGGAACTGGGGCTCATCCTCGAAGACCGACCCACAGGAACGGAGTGGTCGGTAAAGAGATAA
- the ruvC gene encoding crossover junction endodeoxyribonuclease RuvC: protein MVLVPTRILGIDPGLNITGYAVLEFAAAGPKLCEAGVVRGVTKKSLTARVHEIHLGVTEVIESWRPAAVAIEQLYSHYKRPRTSILMGHARGVICLAAAQAGLPVISYSATQVKKLLTGSGRAPKEQVQRAVQRELRLDQLPEPADVADALAIALCHYHRKHVV from the coding sequence ATGGTTCTCGTCCCAACTCGCATCCTCGGCATTGATCCCGGGCTGAATATCACGGGGTACGCGGTGCTGGAGTTTGCTGCGGCGGGACCGAAGTTGTGCGAGGCTGGGGTCGTGCGCGGCGTGACCAAGAAATCGCTTACCGCGCGGGTGCACGAGATACACCTGGGCGTCACTGAAGTCATTGAGTCTTGGCGGCCCGCCGCGGTGGCGATTGAGCAACTCTACAGCCACTACAAGCGTCCGCGCACTTCGATTCTGATGGGACACGCACGCGGCGTGATTTGCCTGGCCGCCGCCCAGGCGGGCCTGCCGGTGATCAGCTATAGTGCCACGCAAGTCAAGAAGCTGCTGACCGGCAGCGGCCGCGCGCCGAAGGAGCAAGTCCAACGGGCCGTGCAGCGCGAACTGCGGCTCGACCAACTACCGGAACCAGCCGATGTCGCCGATGCGTTGGCGATCGCGCTTTGCCACTATCACAGGAAGCACGTCGTTTGA